ACAACAGCAATTCCCCTTGGTATTCCTTAAATTTCAGTGAGAGTGAGACTACTTTGCAAATACTATTGTAGCAATGCTAAAGCATAGCATTTATATAAATTTATAACTTAATTTCAATATTGTATTAACTTAAAATTTGTTTTATCTTTATGAAAAGCATATATAATTCCATAGTGTGAATTTCCCTTACTTCCAATCAGCAGAAGGTTTTTTGTACCAGGATGTTCACTCTTAAAATGAGTACATTTGATTTAATAAACAGCTCAAGTCTGGTATTACATGCTGAATGTTGATCATTCATCAGCAGAGGTTTACACCATCTGAACGAAGATATGTTTTAATAAAAACTAATAACCTAATTCATGTTAAACTGTAGCCCTACATCCAAAAATACTAACTACACTTAAAATTTTATAATGATAGGCAAGCACAATCAAGAgaatgttcatgaagtgacatgtTATCACTGACACTGTGCACTTCATGTGCTAGAAACAGTAAACACCGGAATGCAGTAACTTGAGTTCAGGAGAAAAATAAAGACGTTAGGATGAACAAACTTTGTAAACTTATAACAACAAATTGTGCCACAACTGACGCGCACTTAGCTGCCTGTGgaagaaaaaaattttgtgcctAGAAGGTCAGAACATAAAGAATCGTTCAATAAAGTTGGATCTTTTTCAGATTTGATACAATTTTTCAATACAGATTTTCTCTTTCTGTGATCACTTTTACAAATTTACTGCGCAATTAAATTATATATGTGCAAAACTACGTGCACCTATGGCAATGTAAAAGCAATGTCTTTTCGCCTGAAGAAAACTACACTGCCGAAGACGACGAAGTGGTGCTACTGGTACTACGCGCAATGAAGTTTACTTTTCCACATAGCTGTGTGTTCAGCGGCGTGCCCACAAGAGCCAACCAGCACGGAGTCGGCAGATTCACCGGGCAACAGCATCAGTCATGTGCCTCTTCATGTGAGATTTCAGGTTGCTCTTCTGGGCGAACCCCTTGGCACAGAAGTTGCAGCGGAATGGCCTCTCCCCTGTGTGCGTCCGTCGGTGGGCTATCAAGTTGGTCTGGTAGTCGGTGCGGTAATGACAAAAGGAGCACTGGTACCGGCCCTCCTGGTTCATGCAGGGACGCCGGCGCCGCTGACGCTCCGCTGAGAAGTCTACCAGCGACAAGGCAGCAGGAAACAAGCCAGCATTAGGTGCAACTCCAGCTGCGCAAGAGGAACACATGAGGGGTACAAGCGGTCGATAAAATAAACATAATGTTTGAAATAAATCGAATATAACATGCAAAAATTTTCACACAAACTCTGCAGACACGCATGACTTCTCTTCCCCAAACTCACGCGAATCTAATGCACATAGAGTGTGTAGAAGAAAACTTccctttcccccccccctttttttaatccTCTGCTTCTTTGAAGCAAACATTAAAACACCGAAGCACCACGTACTTTATGCTTCGCTGTTCCCAAGTCAGACACGTGTGCTAATTTGAATGATGTCGACGTGCAAGACGAATATTCCACCAAGCATCTCTGAATTTTACAGCACAGTAAACAAAGTGTCCGTTGCAAATGTGACATTCTTATAAATCTTATAAAAGAAGCCAtaggtttttttctttgtttatgatTATGGCCACTTGACACattatttataaaaataagaTACATTAAATTATGAAGATTTACATGCCTAAACTAGAACACGATTATTAGGAATGCTGCAGAGAATTTGAAAtcaattttgaccaactggtggTGTTTAATCTGTGACTAAATTAGATGAAACACTCACAGACTGAAACATGGCAATCTAGGACTAAGTAATGCATGTAGTTTTCTATCCAACAATCTTCAGTTCATGCCTAATTGGTGCAATTTTGACTCAACACAGACTCAACATTGACAACAAACCCAACCTTACATTTAGCAGCTCGATTTGTTGCCACATAATGCAGTTACCTAGAGCAATAGTGCGTACCAGTTACTATACTGAAAGTTGTGATGTTGCCTTTCAACCATTGTACATGGGTCTTCTTCCATTTGCAAATGAGATGGTGTTGCAACAGCCATAACCTAACTCTGGAAACTTTGGCCACATAAGTTTGAAGCAACTATTTGAACAGCCTCATTTAAATGTGAACAGGTCTGCGATTAGCTAGCCTTTGCATGAAAAACTGCCATCGATGCATAAGAAGACCTGTACCAAGTGTACATAATGCTATCTTCTTGCAAATTACACATTACTAAGTCATGGTATAAGTACATTTCACATCTTTACCACTCTCGTATCACCAAAATACATACAACAACTTTTGATGGCACATGTTTCTTGGAAATGTATGTATACAATATCCATAAAAAGCAGGCCACGATTTTCCTATATCACATTCGGGTTTGCATAATGCGAAATAGGCTAAACTATGTGAGATGGGCAACGTTAAGACAAACTCATAAAAATCTGTTTTATGCTACATAATTATACTCTACAGACAAGTGAAGAAAGAGGGGTGGCTTGTTGCTGCATCTTGAAGAATGTGTTGGCCAAAGAGCAGATTGTTCTTCATCACCACATAAAGCTACAGCCTAACGTCAAAACGGTTATCAAAATAAAGTATATAAGGCAGCGGTAAAAATTGGCATTGCACTTTAGTTGCATGTGATGATATAATACACATACAGAATACACATACAAACAGACTCTGGATTGACATTCAGAGCTAACCTAGCACTCTTCATTACGCTAGTGCTAAGGTGATTACAATTAAAAGCTTTCACTGCACTGACCACTGCAACAAATATAAACTGAACACACTGCATAGTCGATTTGTTACCCACATACCCCAACATAGTTTTTATAACGTGAGCTTTATCACAGGGTAGCTAGGCACGCACATTCATACCCCTCCAACTTCAGCATACACAATCAAGTATTGATTGCAGCAAAACAGTAAGCAGATAAATGCAAAACACTTGATCAGTAGGTTATACACGGTGCTTTGTTTTTACATACACGCAATGGTACACTAGAAATTTGGCAATCTGCGACAATGAAGGTTGTTTGATGGCATAAAATGGCAATATACAGTTCGTCATAAACTTGGAAAGCTAATATATATTCCTGACACACATTTGAACACCACGGCATTTAAAAGAGATCACATGCTTTAGTAACGTCGTTCACAATGTGAACGGAACGCCTCGCCACAGAGCAAGGTCAAGTCGAATTACCTTGAAGTTCGCATGACATTAGACAGGCATCGCGACAAGGACATGAAAAAATGTACGCACACATTTCGTCCATTTAACTCTCATAGACCACTAGTTGCGCATTGTCTACGTCAGTTGAATTCTCACGTTCCACATCCGTAAGAAGTTTCGGTATCGCTTTCCACGACATCAATCGCGTCGCATAAAACAGCGCAGTGAAACTTTCGTGATGTCGCAGTAGCGTTCCTTTGGTCGGCCGCGGAAGATCAACCTGAAATACAAAGACAGTCCATCAGCAGCACGCCAACGCAGTCCAGGGCAACACAGCAAATGCATCACCAGCTAGTATCAAAAACAACGGAGCAGTACACATTGAAGTTTGCTACGCATAATGCACACTATGAGATGCCACTTCGTAAAGAAGTTGATGGAACAAGTAGCCAGCCGCGAacacgcaaggaaaaaaaacggtaagtgcttcctttttttgtttccAATATTGCGCCTTGCGGAAGTGCCTCCCATTTAACCAATGCGATGTTTATAATTTTTCAACTCGATAGATGTGCGCCTCTTTTTTTGATCGACAAGCACGTTCGTGAAGTGCATGGAAGCACTCATGTTCCCATCCGTCTTAAATAAATGCCATGACTGCTCGACTGCTTTCTACTTCTCGATTAACAGCTATCACAGCTCGAGCTGTCTGCCATCTTTGAATTCAAACACTGATACCGATAACAATGCTGCTTTTGCGAATGTGCCCCAGTCTTGAGCCTCAGTCCTCAGAgaagcaataattttttttaatcgtAAGTTTTAATGAATCCTAACACCTAAATCGATGCCGTCGCTTTGCTTTTCGCGTAGAGGGAAGAATCTGGGGAGCTATCTCAGGAAAAGGGGATATGGAACGTAGTACGCTGAACTGACGAGGATGAATAGATCACAACATTTGTGCAACTTTAAGTGGGCCGTACTCAATTGAAAGGCTGCAGAGGTAGCGCGCTTTTTGTTCATCTCATTCAACTCCCGTGTTACCTGTGTTGCGGTGATCGGGGATCTAAAACCGGTGTTTCAAATGGACATCTTGCCACACAAAATTATGCTGGGCGATGTACCGAATACACAAATTCTATATTGTGGGACTTTTTTGAAACACGTGCTCCTTGCTACGTAATCTAGCTATTTGAAGCAGGGGCAGATGCATCCACTCATATTATGGGACGGAGGAGGGGGCGGAGAGCTTGAAGTAAAACCGGTGAAGAGGTCCAGCTATGCTGCTTTGTTGTTAGTAATGCTATCACCACAAGGACCCTGTCATAGCATACTGTTAATTTGTGCTCACAGCGGTCCCACTCATTAGTGAACATGCACTGAAGGCTGACGTAGGCTTTGGGGGGATCGCCCCTATACCACCACACCCCTCGTTTGGATCTGCCACTGATACGGAGTAAAATAACCATTGGAAACagcaaacaagtaaaaaaaaagccaaggagagtgtacattaaaaaaaaaaagaattaggaCCTGCGATGTGGCAGTACGCGATATTTTTCGCATAAGATGATGGCCTGAGCTGGCTTTCCAAGGCTGCCTCCAGGAACGTACATATACACGTGGGAAACCAAGGAAACAATACAGGCCAGGCCATGGCTCCCAGAGTTTGACTTCTGGGCACTTTCTTGCTACAGTGTCATGGCTTCATTTCTCCATGACTGGCCAGAATAAGTTTGTGAGGATATTGAGACAAATAGAATTAATAAGTCGGGCAAAGCTGGGTTACTGAGGGTTTGGTTCCAGTGGTGCTCCAGCTGAAAAAGGGAATAATTTATGATGCGTTTGTGTGCTGCTGTGAGTGTACGACTTGGGCCTGCAAGCAGCACTTCACTGTTGTGAGCTCATACGTTCCTGGACGCAGTTTGACTATCGCAGCAGAGAGATACTAGGCGACCATTACCGCATGAATGTCCCACACAGTCTTCGACTGTCAATACAATGAGATCGACTGTCAATGAGATCGACTGTCAATACAACAAGGGTGGCAGTGGGAGCCTGTGCACCAGAATTTCAAAAACACCTGCCCCTGTAAAGGGATGAACCTCATCTCTAATTTCTCTTACCCAAAAACCTGCATTACAAAAAAAGTCTTTTTAGATTAAGCTTCCTGAATCTAGTCAGGTTCAGACTGCGGTAAAGATTGAAATTAAAAGCTGTCAACTGATCCATAGAATGCCCTTTTGTATCTATTATTACTTTATTTCGTCTTTCTCAAGACTCCCGAATCTCCTTCTCAAGACTTGCATAATGATCTTCACAAAGGCTCTCTAAACAATATTAATGCAATAGCATCAAGGAGCCcatgtcgcagaaattctggtgtctgAAACTTTGGCTGTGAGAGAAAAATCGTGTTGAGGGGAGCAAATGATGAAAAATCGTGATTCGAGCCGGAATTGAATCCTGGCCTTCTACGTGGCAGTAGTCTTCTAGCACAGAGCCATGGCAGCGCTTGAAACTGCTTGAGGAAAAATCCTATAGAAGCGCCATGTACTGTGAGGAGTCATATTTAACATGTGTAATATTGTACGACAGAAGCGTAAACTCGCACCTTGCGTCACACCATGCGAATTCGCCATCAGTGATTGGTCCAAAGGCCCACTCATGTTAGAGCACTCGGGAATAATCGTCAGCATCAGCAACAAAAAAGTGTGCAGCTGCATAGATAGGTGTGCACATTTTCTtatacagtcgactctcgttaattcaaacttgaagaaacctttgaattttgtttgaattatcaagaagtttgaattatcagtcCTTTTATCACATCAATTTTTTTTAGTGTTGTTAAGCGCTAACTGCACGTAGTGAACAGAAAGTAGAGGTGTAAATCCCataagtttattggccatttactgctgatcaaaccttttaaagaaattgtggattgccaactgcttcattgCTATAGGTATATGCCTTCAGCACACAGCTCTCTATTCCAATTGAGAAGCATCACGGGTTACCATACATGTGCTTCagttcaaacatttgtttacttgcaaagcctttttcttgaaggtttcaggtgcttatttttcatttttagactgttggGATTATATAAGCAcccaaatttttaaatagtagtgggaaagcagctaTTGGTATGGACCTACGAAAAGTGTAAGTTAACCGAACGATGGAGTTTTAATTAAGAGGCTttatacattgaaagaatagagggccaaccaaaaaatttagttttgtttgaattaacccaAAATATGAATtgtcagagtttgaattatcacgAGTCTGCTGTAGATGTGCAGGAAGGAGGTACTTAGGTTGTTCACAAGATGATTATGGCATAGCAGGCCCTTCACAACTGCACTTTTCATTAGCAATCATTCTAGGAGAGTTTGAAATGGCCAATGCTACATGCATAGTTGTTCCTTTACCTTGTGGCATGGCTTagctgatttgatttgtggggtttaacgtcccaaaaccaccatttgattatgagagatgccgtagtggaggactccggaaattttgaccacctggggttctttaacgtgcacccaaatctgagtacatgggcctgcagcattttcgcctccatcgaaaatgcagccgccgcagccgggattcgatcccgcgacctgcgggtcagacgccgagtaccttagccactagaccaccatggcaagggaagtttttttttcttgcactgtgGTTAATGCAAAAAGTATCCACAATGCATGCTTCATGTGAAGTTGGGTGCTGACACACCAGCAAGTTGACAGCAGGAATTTTACAATGCACAAAGGCAGCCAGCCTTTAGGCCAGTGGTTCTCAGATGGGGGTTCGTGAAGAGATTTATGGAAGCCCATCCtcgaaaaggaaacaaaaaagcgGGTTGTCTGGAGGCACACAATGTGCCATGGCAATAGCTCCTtccgatttctttcttttttttttttggtacattTCACTGCATAACGATTCTGCATTGCGGCGCAGCTGGCACGTGTTTTCCCTTTCTCGTGAGATGGCTGCGAAGCTTACGTAGCGCCTTTCTTCGAAATATGCATGTGAGCATACTTTTTCTAGGCTAGCATATTTTGAGGGCAAACATAGCTGGAAACAATTCGAATGTGGTTGCACACTACACAAGTTATCGACAAGCCATTGAAATCGAATCGGCATGGCACTATAGTTCGACAGAAATAAAGGCACTAATTTCACGCTGCATGTTATATCAACTGGTGATGCCCCCTTTTCTCTTACTTCAAGGGGTCCCTCatcacttctgcctgtccacaaGGAGCACCCAAAACATCTATGGCTGAGAACTACTGCTTTGAGCAATGCATTCAATAAACAGACATGCATGCACCGTTTTCCCGTGGAttaaaactgtgacttttttattaGCGAGAACACGTATGTACATAACTTGTATGTGGACTCCAAAGGATGACAACAGCAAATAGTGGTGAATCGCAGACACTTTTGCAATAATATGCATATATATTAATGGCACTGGGACTGTGGTGCAGAGGAGAGTTGCCCTTGCAGGCCATTCCTTTTTAGGCCTCGCACGACTTGTGcgggaaaaaaaaagccgcaagcACTTGTTGCTTGGTATCATCTGTTGAACAGGGAACACTGTGCGCAACGCATTGTGCATTGTCCTTGCCGACGCTTAGACTAGACTTAAATCTTCTGCAGTAGTGTGCGTGAAGTGAACACATGGAAGGCGTCTCTCTTTAAATATTTGTTCAGCGACTTGGCTCTCTTCTGGTTTCACCTGCAATGAGGCACACACGCACaaagaaaaacaatgaaaagTTGGCGCTAATAAGCATCACTGAAATAGTGGATCACTTCTAGTTTTGCATAAGCCGAATCTTATAAACGTTTCAAGTGCTCCTGACAAGTAGAGTAATCACGAACTGAAGCGTGAATACCTAGGGATAAGTCATGCAGGTACTTTCATTTCCGGCGCATTCGGCTGATGCCATATCGGTGCAATGTTGACTGgtacacttacaccagagcaaacAATATCTTTAATGGTCATATATATGCTGTGACACGAAATGGCTATATAGAATTTTTCATCAAAGTAATTTTACTAAAAAAAGTGACGTCACATTTCCATTTTAAGGACCATACATCCCATGCATTACTCTAGAAGAACTTGTTACTTCTGTGGTgcaaagctaaaaaaaaagaagaatgaacaGAGAAATGAGAGGACCACACATAAACAGTTAGTAGTGGCACTCCCCTGTCCTTTCTTCATGTTTCAAGTGCTGCACCAGAAATCATAAATTTAGCTATCCAATGCATTGCATTTAGTACGCTTCcccagggtgtctaccaatttgcTTTTTCaaaattccccgacttttccagaTTTTCCATGATAATTTGAAGCAAATTCCATGACCCTTACGTCTGCTGCTTGGAAAACTCTGTGCACTGGAAACAGACCCTTGAGTGATGGAAAAAAATAAGGCACTCCTATAaagtaagtaaataaatgtaCCACAATTACTCAGAATGTTTTGAGCACGTGCAGTAAACatgaaaaaatatgtatatctggCCAAAATGAAGCCTACGAGTGAGAGGGTAAGCAAGTTGGCTGTTTAATGCTTGGAAGAACCAGAAAGCAAACACACAAGTTATAATAAACTGCAGCTAAAAGTTTAAAGGAGCCCACGACAGTCCTACAATGCAGCTAAAGCTGCTAGAAAATGTAGAAGTGGCACCATCTCGTGGAATCTGTGTGAAAGGAGGACGCAGGAGCCCGGTTGGTTTCGCCACAAGAATATATTGTAGTTCACTATAATGGTTACAGCTCAGGCTGCTTAGGATGTGGATTGGACTAGATTGACTTGTATTGACTGACTTATttaggatgtggattggattAGATCTTATGCGACATGAATTGctgtatttactattgatttgcatCTTCACCTAAATTGCACACCTCTTGTACATACTTTTCAGAACAAAAAACACTACTTACTCGCATATTCTGTGAACCTTGCATTTAAGAATGACTAACAACGTCACAACAACGGAGCCTTACTGCATAATTTTTagttttattcttttcttt
The nucleotide sequence above comes from Rhipicephalus microplus isolate Deutch F79 chromosome 2, USDA_Rmic, whole genome shotgun sequence. Encoded proteins:
- the LOC119170282 gene encoding uncharacterized protein LOC119170282 isoform X1; this translates as MSWKAIPKLLTDVEPGVAPNAGLFPAALSLVDFSAERQRRRRPCMNQEGRYQCSFCHYRTDYQTNLIAHRRTHTGERPFRCNFCAKGFAQKSNLKSHMKRHMTDAVAR
- the LOC119170282 gene encoding uncharacterized protein LOC119170282 isoform X2, with the translated sequence MDEMSGVAPNAGLFPAALSLVDFSAERQRRRRPCMNQEGRYQCSFCHYRTDYQTNLIAHRRTHTGERPFRCNFCAKGFAQKSNLKSHMKRHMTDAVAR